The bacterium genome has a window encoding:
- a CDS encoding glycosyltransferase family 2 protein, which yields MSYDILNSESMLRYIPQCFEKDLTIMIPCYNEEGNIIGTFDTLIPVLCKMPFSWEIIVIDDASHDNSKELIRGYINSHPHYCISLKVREKNAGLAQNYYDGAFLARGKYYRLICADNTEPKETLEKIFSLFGKADLIIPYHVKAEGRTFFRKTLSKTYTILVNLIGGHKIKYYNGCALGLTYLVKRWHTGYNGFCFQADIVTRAIEQGFSYLEIPVIAQERKSGISRALRLRNFLSVAHFFLDLVIRRVNRICFD from the coding sequence ATGTCATATGATATTTTAAACTCAGAATCAATGCTTAGATATATACCGCAGTGCTTTGAAAAAGATCTTACTATAATGATACCCTGTTATAATGAGGAGGGGAATATTATTGGCACATTCGATACCTTGATTCCTGTCTTATGTAAGATGCCATTTTCCTGGGAAATTATAGTTATTGATGATGCCTCGCATGATAATTCTAAGGAACTTATACGGGGTTATATTAACTCACACCCGCATTATTGTATTAGCTTGAAGGTAAGGGAGAAAAATGCCGGTCTTGCACAAAATTATTATGATGGAGCATTTTTAGCCAGAGGTAAATATTATAGATTGATTTGTGCGGATAATACCGAGCCAAAAGAGACCTTGGAAAAAATTTTCAGTTTATTTGGCAAAGCCGATTTAATTATACCGTATCACGTTAAAGCAGAAGGCCGTACTTTTTTTAGAAAGACGCTTTCAAAGACTTATACTATTCTTGTAAATTTAATAGGCGGACATAAAATAAAATACTATAATGGATGTGCCTTGGGTCTTACCTATCTGGTGAAGCGTTGGCATACGGGTTATAACGGTTTCTGTTTCCAGGCAGATATTGTTACTAGAGCAATAGAGCAGGGTTTTAGTTATTTGGAAATTCCAGTTATAGCGCAAGAAAGAAAGTCAGGCATTTCAAGAGCACTTCGGTTAAGAAATTTTCTGTCTGTAGCCCATTTTTTTTTAGATTTAGTAATTCGTCGTGTGAACAGAATCTGCTTTGATTAA
- a CDS encoding NAD(P)-dependent oxidoreductase — MKKIFITGGSGFIGRNLKEQLSNGYKIFAPASADINLLDENLVSEYIKKNDFDIIIHCATWNATRNSKKNISEVLDNNCRMFFNLARCSSFYGKMIYYGSGAEYDRDHWMPKMNENYFDTYVPKDGYGFSKYIMELYAERAENIYNLRLFGVFGKYEDWEIRFISNACCKALWDLPITIKQNVFFDYMYIDDLVKITKWFIENQPREKTYNICSGKIFDLLTLTKKILTISGKNLDIIIKTGGFGVEYSGDNTKLINEIGKHDFEDMDISIKELYNWYMVNKNSIDKSKLLVDK, encoded by the coding sequence ATGAAAAAAATATTTATTACAGGCGGATCCGGGTTCATCGGCCGTAATTTAAAAGAACAGTTGAGTAATGGCTATAAGATATTTGCGCCGGCAAGCGCAGATATTAATTTGCTTGATGAAAATTTAGTTTCAGAATATATAAAAAAGAATGATTTTGATATCATAATTCACTGTGCAACATGGAACGCCACCAGAAATTCTAAAAAAAATATTTCCGAAGTGCTGGACAATAACTGCCGCATGTTTTTTAATCTTGCAAGATGCAGCAGCTTTTATGGAAAAATGATTTATTATGGCTCCGGAGCTGAATATGACAGGGACCACTGGATGCCAAAAATGAACGAAAATTATTTTGATACTTATGTTCCAAAAGATGGGTATGGTTTTTCAAAATATATAATGGAATTATATGCTGAGCGTGCAGAAAACATATATAATTTGCGGCTGTTCGGTGTGTTTGGCAAATATGAAGACTGGGAAATACGGTTTATCTCAAATGCGTGCTGTAAAGCCCTCTGGGACCTGCCAATAACTATAAAACAAAATGTATTTTTTGATTATATGTATATTGATGATCTTGTAAAAATAACAAAATGGTTTATAGAAAACCAGCCGCGGGAAAAAACTTATAATATTTGTTCCGGGAAAATTTTTGATTTGCTGACACTCACAAAGAAAATTTTAACAATATCCGGTAAGAATCTTGATATAATTATTAAAACCGGCGGTTTCGGCGTTGAATACAGCGGTGACAATACAAAGCTTATTAATGAAATTGGCAAACATGATTTTGAAGATATGGATATTTCAATAAAAGAATTATATAACTGGTATATGGTTAATAAGAACAGTATCGATAAAAGTAAACTTCTTGTTGATAAATAG
- a CDS encoding class I SAM-dependent methyltransferase → MKTNSVINPFISFYTKYKISPVHQDIRNFRRHLLRREKLYRLLGLVPVTFKDKAILEIGPGGGYNALVLFLWGANIDFIEPNPKAREELPILFKKYKIKDDRWKLFPCKAEEFEINKKYDVVIAEGFIPGLYRRNEVIAKISDSVNFGGVVVVTCVDELSFFFELVKRLIAHRFLQKKNAEEFSKKVTLLSRAFSSHLKSLKFASRPIQDWVTDNFLNPAIYGNFFSVAECIEEFGENFMPLGSSPSMFTDYSWYKDTEFNSRNSFLEQFYAKRHVLMSWNMPETIRTKEANNNLAQEISELRKFAGKAEQDLTEKSIKEIVKRLQRIKGLIRAVDIRIYKAINEAIGLLLDKDLDEFKISHASGLASAFGRGQQYLSLAKKFTT, encoded by the coding sequence ATGAAGACTAATTCGGTAATTAACCCATTTATTTCCTTTTATACTAAATACAAGATTTCACCTGTTCATCAGGATATCCGGAACTTTAGGCGTCATCTTCTGCGCAGGGAGAAACTTTATAGACTGCTTGGACTTGTGCCGGTAACCTTTAAAGATAAAGCCATATTGGAAATTGGTCCAGGTGGTGGTTATAACGCTTTAGTTTTATTCTTATGGGGTGCTAACATAGATTTTATAGAGCCTAATCCTAAGGCACGGGAGGAACTGCCGATATTATTTAAAAAATATAAAATAAAGGATGACAGATGGAAACTATTTCCCTGCAAGGCGGAAGAGTTTGAAATAAATAAAAAATATGATGTTGTTATTGCAGAAGGTTTTATTCCGGGTCTTTATCGCAGAAATGAAGTTATCGCAAAGATTTCGGATTCGGTAAACTTTGGAGGAGTTGTGGTAGTCACATGCGTAGATGAACTGAGTTTTTTCTTTGAATTGGTGAAGCGCTTGATAGCCCACAGGTTTCTGCAGAAGAAAAACGCGGAGGAATTTTCAAAAAAGGTAACATTACTCTCTCGTGCTTTCTCCTCCCATCTAAAAAGCTTAAAATTCGCTTCCCGGCCTATACAGGATTGGGTGACGGATAATTTTTTAAACCCTGCAATTTACGGGAATTTTTTTAGCGTTGCTGAATGTATTGAAGAATTCGGGGAAAATTTTATGCCGCTTGGCAGTTCGCCGTCAATGTTTACCGATTATTCCTGGTATAAGGATACAGAGTTCAACAGCCGTAATTCGTTTTTAGAGCAATTTTATGCCAAAAGGCACGTTTTAATGTCGTGGAATATGCCTGAGACCATAAGGACTAAAGAGGCCAATAATAATCTTGCGCAGGAAATATCCGAATTACGGAAATTCGCCGGTAAAGCGGAGCAGGATTTAACTGAGAAGAGTATTAAGGAGATAGTTAAGCGACTACAAAGAATCAAAGGTTTAATAAGAGCCGTCGATATAAGAATATACAAAGCGATAAATGAGGCAATAGGCCTGTTACTTGACAAAGATTTAGATGAATTTAAAATTTCCCATGCAAGTGGATTGGCATCCGCCTTTGGCAGGGGACAGCAATACTTAAGTTTAGCAAAGAAATTTACAACATAA
- a CDS encoding glycosyltransferase family 2 protein yields the protein MRLISVITPCYNEEENVEKLYQSVRDVFLELNNYRYEHIFIDNASEDKTVDILKRIAGKDKNVKIIVNLRNFGHIRSPYHALLQARGDAVIGMAADFQDPPPLIKDFIKKWEEGFKIVIGRKINSEENPFMFGLRRLYYNFIQKCSQTRQIKNFTGFGLYDKKFIDILKQLNEPYPYFRGLIAELGFEIAEIEYFQPGRKKGKTKNNFYTLYDMAILGFVSYSKVPLRVATFIGIITAIISFIVALLYFVYKIIFWDSFSVGMAPLVIGLFFFSSIQLFFLGIIGEYIGAIYTQVKNRPLVIEKERINFDN from the coding sequence ATGAGGTTAATTAGTGTAATAACACCTTGTTATAATGAGGAAGAAAATGTAGAAAAATTATATCAAAGTGTTAGAGATGTTTTTTTGGAATTAAATAATTACCGGTATGAACATATTTTTATTGATAACGCCTCGGAAGATAAAACTGTTGATATACTGAAGCGGATTGCCGGGAAAGACAAAAATGTAAAAATTATTGTAAATTTAAGAAATTTTGGGCATATTCGTTCTCCCTATCACGCGTTACTTCAGGCAAGAGGTGATGCAGTAATAGGTATGGCGGCAGATTTTCAGGACCCGCCGCCGTTAATTAAAGATTTTATAAAGAAGTGGGAGGAGGGTTTCAAAATAGTAATTGGGAGAAAAATAAACAGTGAAGAAAATCCTTTTATGTTTGGTTTAAGAAGGCTTTATTATAATTTTATTCAGAAATGCTCACAAACCCGCCAGATAAAAAATTTCACAGGTTTTGGCTTGTATGATAAAAAATTCATTGATATTTTAAAACAACTTAATGAACCTTATCCTTATTTCAGAGGGCTTATTGCCGAACTTGGATTTGAAATTGCTGAAATAGAATATTTTCAGCCAGGCAGGAAAAAAGGCAAAACAAAAAATAATTTTTACACTTTATACGATATGGCAATTCTTGGGTTTGTAAGCTATTCCAAAGTGCCCTTAAGAGTAGCAACTTTTATTGGCATAATAACCGCTATAATCAGTTTTATCGTGGCCTTGCTATATTTTGTTTATAAGATTATCTTCTGGGATAGTTTTTCTGTGGGAATGGCACCTTTAGTCATCGGACTTTTTTTCTTTTCATCTATTCAGCTGTTTTTCCTTGGGATAATAGGGGAATATATTGGTGCCATTTACACCCAGGTTAAAAATAGGCCGTTAGTTATTGAAAAAGAACGGATTAATTTTGACAATTAG
- a CDS encoding thiamine pyrophosphate-binding protein, which translates to MVKLSDYVIDFLVRKKISDIFMISGGGIIHLVESAGNNKAINYFCNYNEQATTYCAEGYARLKNNVSVSLVTTGPGSTNAISGVASAWVDSVPVVVISGQVKRELIADYTKLRQIGEQEINIIDIVRPITKYAVTVDSAKMIKYELEKAFYTAVNNRPGPVWINIPLDVQGSFINEKDLVSFKTEARDPARKKRYLKSKVKKAVDILKKSKRPVMICGYGIRLAGAEKLLSETLKSIHIPVLLSFNGMDLLPENHFLFTGKPGIIGQRRANFALQNSDCVLSVGSRLNIKIVGYDYKNVALKAKKIIVDIDKEELKKPTISADLPIEADAKDFLEELLKQVKKEKLDVPENWIEACKKWKKRYPGITPEFLKDRKHVNTYVFYDRLSKLSSRQDVILSGNALSALCLYQAFKVKEKQRVFTNNGYGAMGWDLPASIGACIANNKKRTICVTGDGSINMNIQELMMVRHYNLPVKIFIFNNSGYTSIRLTQDTFFKGHYVGSDANSGVSNPNFQKIAHAYNLPYEKISNNNELDEKIKKVLSSDGPVFCELNVSPAQGVVPKTTSYKKEDGSFESRPLEDMFPFLSREELRENMRISEDD; encoded by the coding sequence ATGGTTAAACTTTCTGATTATGTAATTGATTTTTTGGTCAGAAAAAAAATTTCTGATATTTTTATGATAAGCGGAGGCGGCATTATCCATCTTGTTGAATCGGCAGGAAACAACAAGGCAATAAACTATTTTTGTAACTATAATGAGCAGGCTACTACTTATTGCGCAGAAGGATATGCGAGATTAAAAAATAATGTTTCAGTGAGTTTAGTAACAACAGGTCCGGGAAGCACAAACGCAATTTCCGGAGTTGCGAGCGCATGGGTCGATTCGGTCCCTGTAGTCGTTATTTCAGGCCAGGTAAAAAGAGAATTGATCGCTGATTATACCAAACTGAGGCAGATAGGCGAGCAGGAAATTAATATTATCGATATAGTCAGGCCGATTACCAAATACGCGGTCACAGTTGATTCAGCAAAAATGATAAAATATGAATTGGAAAAGGCGTTTTATACGGCCGTTAATAATAGGCCCGGGCCTGTATGGATAAATATCCCGCTTGATGTACAGGGGAGTTTTATAAATGAAAAAGATCTGGTTTCCTTTAAAACAGAAGCCCGTGATCCCGCCAGGAAAAAAAGATACCTTAAAAGTAAAGTAAAAAAAGCGGTTGATATTCTTAAAAAATCAAAAAGACCGGTTATGATATGCGGTTATGGAATAAGACTGGCGGGGGCTGAAAAGTTGCTCAGTGAAACTTTGAAGAGCATTCATATTCCTGTTTTGCTTTCATTTAACGGCATGGATTTACTTCCGGAAAACCATTTTTTATTTACCGGGAAGCCCGGGATTATCGGCCAGCGCCGGGCTAATTTTGCCTTACAGAATTCAGATTGCGTTTTAAGCGTGGGTTCAAGGCTTAATATTAAAATAGTTGGTTATGATTACAAAAATGTTGCTTTAAAGGCAAAGAAAATTATAGTTGATATAGACAAGGAAGAATTAAAAAAACCTACAATTTCGGCGGATTTACCAATAGAAGCTGACGCAAAAGATTTTCTTGAAGAATTATTAAAGCAGGTTAAAAAAGAAAAACTTGATGTACCTGAAAATTGGATTGAGGCCTGTAAAAAGTGGAAGAAACGTTATCCGGGTATCACGCCAGAATTTTTAAAAGATAGAAAACATGTAAATACTTATGTGTTTTATGATAGGCTTTCAAAATTATCCAGCCGGCAAGATGTAATTTTAAGCGGGAATGCCTTGTCCGCGTTATGCCTTTATCAGGCTTTTAAAGTCAAAGAAAAACAGCGGGTATTTACAAATAACGGGTATGGAGCAATGGGATGGGATTTGCCTGCGAGTATAGGCGCGTGTATCGCCAATAATAAAAAGCGGACTATCTGTGTTACCGGTGACGGCAGTATAAATATGAACATCCAGGAGCTTATGATGGTCCGGCATTATAACCTGCCGGTAAAAATATTTATTTTTAATAATTCAGGGTATACATCGATCAGGTTGACCCAGGACACATTTTTTAAAGGGCATTATGTAGGTTCCGATGCAAATTCAGGTGTAAGTAATCCAAATTTTCAGAAGATCGCTCATGCCTACAATTTACCTTATGAGAAAATTTCCAATAACAATGAATTGGATGAAAAAATAAAAAAGGTTTTATCTTCGGATGGGCCAGTGTTTTGTGAATTAAATGTGTCTCCGGCTCAGGGTGTGGTGCCAAAAACCACTTCTTATAAAAAAGAAGACGGAAGTTTTGAATCAAGGCCGCTGGAAGACATGTTTCCATTTTTATCAAGAGAAGAATTAAGGGAAAATATGCGGATTTCCGAAGATGATTAG
- a CDS encoding SDR family oxidoreductase — protein sequence MMIGILGASGLIGYNLFVFFKSNGIQTIGSYYSNKRDGLVKLNLFEDNFSIFNGCTHVVIAAGITNIDDCFRYKQEAYRCNVEKNIELIRYLADRKIKPIFLSSDQVFDGNKGNYDETEKTNPVNYYGDCKVQVEEFMRKNLKDYLILRLSKVYSRNLNDGGMFAEIFEKLRDGKKVTGAYNQIYNPTDVEIISMGIYHSINADLTGLYHLADKNIISRFEFAKNIAKEYNFNQCLIERIDFNSLPLLEKRALNSSLNVEKFHKTFTAV from the coding sequence ATGATGATCGGAATATTGGGAGCTTCCGGCCTTATTGGTTATAATTTGTTTGTTTTTTTCAAAAGTAACGGAATTCAGACAATAGGCAGTTACTACTCGAATAAAAGAGACGGTCTGGTTAAACTGAACCTGTTTGAAGATAATTTTTCTATTTTTAACGGCTGTACGCATGTAGTTATAGCTGCGGGAATAACTAATATTGATGACTGTTTCCGTTATAAACAAGAGGCGTACAGATGCAATGTGGAAAAAAATATTGAGCTTATCCGTTATTTAGCAGATAGAAAGATTAAACCGATTTTTCTTTCTTCTGACCAGGTTTTTGACGGTAACAAAGGCAATTACGATGAAACTGAAAAAACCAATCCGGTAAATTATTATGGGGACTGTAAAGTTCAGGTAGAAGAGTTTATGCGTAAGAATTTAAAAGATTACCTGATTTTGCGCCTGAGCAAAGTTTACAGCCGGAATTTAAACGATGGCGGAATGTTTGCAGAAATTTTTGAGAAACTAAGAGACGGGAAAAAAGTAACAGGGGCTTACAATCAAATCTATAACCCTACTGATGTAGAGATTATCTCTATGGGTATCTACCACTCGATAAACGCAGATTTGACAGGGCTTTATCATTTAGCGGACAAAAACATTATAAGCAGGTTTGAATTTGCAAAGAACATTGCAAAAGAATATAACTTTAACCAGTGTTTAATTGAAAGAATAGATTTTAATAGTTTGCCGCTTTTAGAAAAACGCGCGCTGAATTCTTCTTTAAACGTTGAGAAGTTCCATAAAACCTTTACCGCGGTTTAA
- a CDS encoding radical SAM protein → MGLKYTKMKVFHYKEKLDSLPEGKRILSPIHIRIKPTNVCNHNCRYCAYRVDNLQLGKDMVTRDYIPKEKMLEIVRDMRDMNVKAVTFSGGGEPFCYPYLLETVKELIKAKIKFACLTNGSLLTGELAEVFARHATWLRISMDGWDDASYRLYRRVSDKEFTKIVDNMRHFQQLRGNCNLGVSLIVDKDNAPHIYDFIKKISSIGVNSIKVSPCIISNSGKENNAYHRAIFDTVKEKVSRSVSDFSSKDFEIFDSYHLLEEKFAKDYNWCPYQQVLPVIGADLNIYPCQDKAYNLDEGLIGSIKNQSFKDFWFGDKNQFFKINPSKVCNHHCVANEKNKMILEYLNTEEGHLEFV, encoded by the coding sequence ATGGGTTTGAAATATACAAAAATGAAGGTCTTTCACTATAAGGAAAAGTTAGACTCTTTGCCAGAGGGAAAAAGGATTTTGTCTCCCATTCATATCCGTATTAAGCCGACCAATGTTTGCAATCATAACTGCCGCTATTGCGCTTATCGGGTGGATAATTTACAGCTTGGCAAAGATATGGTAACAAGAGATTATATTCCTAAGGAGAAAATGCTGGAAATAGTAAGAGATATGCGCGATATGAACGTAAAGGCGGTAACGTTCAGCGGTGGCGGAGAACCGTTTTGCTACCCCTATTTATTAGAAACAGTAAAGGAGTTAATAAAGGCCAAAATTAAATTCGCCTGCCTTACAAATGGTTCATTGTTGACTGGAGAACTGGCGGAAGTTTTTGCGCGTCACGCGACGTGGCTAAGAATTTCTATGGACGGCTGGGACGATGCAAGTTACCGCCTTTATCGCAGGGTCAGTGATAAAGAGTTCACCAAGATTGTAGATAATATGCGGCATTTTCAGCAATTAAGAGGGAACTGTAATTTGGGGGTCAGCCTTATTGTGGATAAAGATAATGCACCCCATATTTATGATTTTATCAAGAAGATAAGCTCTATCGGCGTCAATAGCATTAAGGTTTCTCCTTGTATAATAAGTAATAGCGGCAAAGAAAACAATGCCTATCATAGAGCAATATTCGATACGGTAAAAGAAAAGGTTTCCCGGTCAGTAAGCGATTTTTCAAGTAAAGATTTTGAGATTTTTGATTCATATCATTTGCTGGAGGAAAAATTCGCCAAAGATTACAACTGGTGCCCTTATCAACAGGTTCTTCCTGTTATCGGCGCGGATCTAAACATCTATCCATGCCAGGATAAAGCGTATAATCTGGATGAAGGTTTGATTGGCTCTATTAAAAACCAGTCGTTTAAAGACTTCTGGTTTGGCGATAAAAACCAGTTCTTTAAAATTAATCCTTCGAAAGTTTGCAACCATCATTGTGTTGCAAACGAAAAAAATAAAATGATTCTTGAATATTTGAACACAGAAGAGGGGCATTTAGAGTTTGTATGA
- a CDS encoding class I SAM-dependent methyltransferase has protein sequence MLSTKEPQFNNLFNNYQKLGPVKLGMHASHIWRTDPKRLVFMLARYKFVAKMLSGCKEVLEIGCGDGFGAEIVLQEVKKVHCVDFDPLFIDHCCKEKQNKRLTFEMADLTKRPVFPRKDGIYAVDVLEHIKKSDESNFLKNIVSSLKRNGVCIIGTPTLESQMYASIWSKEGHVNCKSGVDLKNCMMRYFEHVFLFSMNDEIVHTGFYPMAHYLFALCTNPKRGLGNK, from the coding sequence ATGCTTTCTACAAAAGAACCGCAATTTAATAACCTGTTCAACAATTATCAGAAATTAGGACCGGTAAAACTTGGTATGCATGCCAGTCATATCTGGAGGACTGATCCGAAACGTTTAGTATTCATGCTGGCCAGATATAAGTTTGTGGCAAAAATGCTTTCAGGCTGCAAGGAGGTGTTAGAAATCGGCTGCGGCGACGGGTTTGGCGCGGAAATAGTGCTTCAGGAAGTAAAGAAGGTGCACTGCGTTGATTTTGACCCTTTGTTTATTGATCACTGCTGTAAAGAAAAACAAAACAAAAGATTGACTTTTGAAATGGCCGATTTAACGAAACGCCCGGTTTTTCCCAGGAAAGACGGCATCTATGCTGTGGATGTGCTGGAGCATATAAAGAAAAGTGATGAGAGTAACTTTTTGAAGAATATTGTTTCTTCATTAAAAAGAAACGGTGTTTGTATTATTGGTACGCCGACTTTAGAGAGCCAAATGTATGCTTCTATATGGAGCAAGGAAGGCCATGTTAATTGCAAATCAGGAGTGGATTTGAAGAATTGCATGATGAGGTATTTTGAACATGTTTTTTTATTTAGTATGAATGATGAAATAGTGCATACCGGTTTTTATCCCATGGCGCACTATCTTTTTGCGCTTTGTACAAATCCGAAAAGAGGTTTAGGCAATAAATGA
- a CDS encoding N-acetylneuraminate synthase family protein, with product MEKNNGIFDKLFIFEMANNHMGSTEHGLKIIRELNDARKNFNFKFAFKLQYRHLDTFIHPDYKDRMDVKYVKRFSETKLDENQFKVLKDEISRLGFISICTPFDETSVGLIEKHKFDIIKIGSCSFTDWPLLERIVKTNKPVIASIAGASLEEIDKVVSFFDHRNKNFALMHCVAEYPTKNNNLQLNQIDLIKSRYPHLKVGYSSHEHPDSLDSIKIVIAKGAGIFERHVGVRSDKINLNDYSSTPEQIHKWLEAAETAFEICGISGKRIKPVESEMASLQGLKRGVFAKRMIKKGEKIGPGDAFFAIPTVKDQITANDISKYTEFSAVSDIDRNMPLLLSNTKQIDNREKVYKIVQEIKKVIQKSGVFVPNKLDLEISHHYGIDRFLECGCTIINFVNREYCKKLIVLIPGQSHPEQYHKLKEETFYILSGEVNFVFDGKERVCGPGEIAVVERGVKHIFSSKTGAVIEEISSTHYKDDSYYTDKEILKNDNRKTLITYWVS from the coding sequence ATGGAAAAAAACAATGGTATATTTGATAAATTATTTATTTTTGAAATGGCTAATAATCACATGGGGAGTACCGAACATGGATTAAAAATAATCAGGGAACTGAATGATGCGCGGAAAAATTTCAATTTTAAATTCGCGTTTAAACTTCAATACCGCCATTTAGATACTTTTATTCATCCTGATTATAAAGATAGAATGGATGTAAAATATGTAAAAAGATTTTCAGAAACAAAATTGGACGAAAACCAATTTAAGGTTTTAAAGGATGAAATCAGCAGGTTAGGCTTTATTTCTATTTGTACGCCATTTGATGAAACTTCAGTCGGTTTGATAGAAAAACATAAATTCGACATTATAAAAATCGGGAGTTGTTCTTTTACAGACTGGCCGCTGCTGGAAAGAATTGTTAAAACTAATAAACCTGTTATTGCCTCTATTGCCGGAGCTTCCCTGGAAGAAATAGACAAAGTAGTCAGTTTTTTTGACCACCGCAATAAAAATTTTGCCTTGATGCATTGTGTGGCTGAATATCCGACAAAAAACAATAATCTGCAGCTAAATCAGATTGACCTGATAAAATCAAGATATCCCCATTTAAAAGTGGGTTATTCTTCCCACGAACATCCGGACAGTCTTGATTCAATTAAAATAGTTATTGCTAAAGGTGCTGGTATTTTTGAAAGGCATGTCGGTGTAAGGTCAGACAAGATTAATCTCAATGATTATTCATCAACGCCGGAACAAATTCATAAATGGCTGGAGGCTGCAGAAACGGCTTTTGAAATTTGCGGGATTAGCGGGAAAAGAATAAAGCCAGTTGAGAGCGAAATGGCAAGTTTACAAGGTTTAAAAAGAGGGGTTTTTGCCAAAAGGATGATTAAAAAGGGAGAAAAAATCGGGCCCGGAGATGCTTTTTTTGCAATTCCCACGGTAAAAGACCAAATTACGGCCAATGATATATCAAAATATACCGAATTTTCCGCGGTCTCGGATATTGACAGGAATATGCCTTTATTGTTATCGAATACAAAACAGATAGATAACAGGGAAAAGGTTTATAAAATAGTACAGGAGATAAAAAAAGTTATACAAAAAAGCGGTGTTTTTGTCCCCAATAAATTAGACCTGGAGATTTCACATCATTATGGTATTGACCGCTTTTTAGAATGTGGATGCACAATTATTAATTTTGTTAACAGGGAATACTGTAAAAAACTTATTGTTCTTATTCCCGGGCAAAGCCACCCTGAGCAGTATCATAAATTAAAAGAAGAAACATTTTATATATTGTCAGGAGAAGTAAATTTTGTTTTTGATGGAAAAGAACGGGTTTGCGGCCCAGGAGAAATAGCTGTGGTAGAACGGGGGGTAAAGCACATTTTCAGCAGCAAAACCGGGGCTGTAATTGAAGAAATTTCTTCGACACATTATAAAGATGATTCCTATTACACAGATAAAGAAATATTGAAAAATGACAATAGAAAAACTTTAATTACTTATTGGGTGAGTTAA
- a CDS encoding FkbM family methyltransferase codes for MNYCEEEKNIKDILAVKQTFDKNAFLSHHGRTIIYGAGETGKRVRVLLERYGIKIDCFLDEKGGKNIFVDNIPVFKPGAGIADKTAIVIVAIFNHTTDIIPVIALLKEMGFTRIIPYTEFFIHFADDLPVHYWLGPVDIYKSHISEITTVFSMLDDRHSKELYLSLLRFRITGNPAYMPQPQIGNIYFPLDVPGRSKPCHFIDCGAFSGDTLVSARERFGILGSVRAFEPDQKNFRQLVQLNNDIRFSEDTVIIPCGVWSSTVQLRFASENCSAASSVSDKGDSIIQCVTLDDCLGGYKPTLIKMDVEGSELEALEGSRNMIVSSRPQLAVSVYHTPDHLWKIPMFIKEIVPDYKCFLRLHGANGYDTVFYAHI; via the coding sequence ATGAATTATTGTGAAGAAGAAAAAAACATAAAAGATATTCTTGCAGTAAAACAAACTTTTGATAAAAATGCTTTCCTTTCACATCATGGGCGGACAATTATATATGGCGCAGGAGAAACGGGTAAAAGGGTCCGTGTCCTGTTAGAACGATATGGAATCAAAATAGATTGTTTCCTTGATGAAAAAGGCGGCAAGAACATATTTGTCGACAATATCCCTGTTTTTAAACCGGGTGCCGGTATTGCTGATAAAACAGCAATTGTTATTGTGGCTATTTTTAATCACACAACAGATATTATCCCCGTTATAGCCCTGCTTAAGGAAATGGGGTTTACAAGGATAATTCCATACACCGAGTTTTTTATACATTTTGCAGATGATCTCCCGGTCCATTACTGGCTTGGGCCGGTTGATATATATAAATCCCATATTTCTGAAATTACAACTGTTTTCTCCATGCTGGATGACCGGCACAGCAAAGAACTATATCTGTCTTTGCTGAGGTTTCGTATCACGGGGAACCCTGCTTATATGCCGCAGCCGCAAATCGGAAACATCTATTTTCCATTGGATGTTCCGGGGAGAAGCAAGCCCTGTCATTTTATTGACTGCGGGGCGTTTTCCGGTGACACTCTTGTGTCAGCGAGAGAAAGATTCGGCATTCTGGGCAGTGTCCGGGCTTTTGAACCAGACCAGAAGAATTTCCGGCAGTTAGTCCAGCTAAACAATGATATCCGTTTTTCTGAAGATACAGTAATAATCCCCTGCGGAGTCTGGTCGTCTACTGTCCAGCTTCGCTTTGCTTCAGAAAATTGTTCTGCAGCCAGCAGTGTTTCGGATAAGGGAGACAGTATTATACAATGTGTTACTCTTGATGATTGCCTTGGTGGCTACAAACCGACGCTTATTAAGATGGATGTTGAAGGCAGCGAGCTGGAAGCCCTGGAGGGATCAAGAAATATGATTGTATCCTCACGGCCGCAGCTTGCTGTTTCCGTATACCATACGCCTGATCATTTATGGAAAATTCCCATGTTTATAAAAGAAATTGTGCCTGACTATAAATGTTTCTTAAGATTACATGGTGCCAACGGATATGATACAGTCTTTTATGCTCACATTTAA